The Sulfolobus sp. A20 genomic interval TGAGAAAGACTCTAGAGAATAAGATTAGGTATATAGAAGTTTATGATTACGATTTATCTACAATATATAATAATATAGAATTGGCTGGGAAGTTGATTAGTAATTGTGAAGTAGATGGGATTGCTATAACTAGTTCATCTATCGCAAGAGTTATTGCTAAATATATAAATAAAGAATGTATGACAAAAATATTTAGTATTGGACCGGTTACTTCACGAGTTTTGATAGAGATTGTAGGCGAGGCAAAAATAATAGAGAGTAAAACGCATTCTATATCTGGTATTTTAGAAACTATTGTTAAGGTGATGGGTAACAATGGATGACGTTAGGAGCTTAACACTTAAGGTTCTTCGTAGTATTGATCCAGATATAATCGAAGATACACTTCAAATTAAGTATTATCAAAGTTTTAAAGATAGATTTGATGTATTCGGTGAATTCCAAAATAAAATAGGGCTCTTTGAATTTGCTATAAGCTTCGATAAAAAGGGTAATCTAAAGAGAAAACATATAAATATGATAAGTCCTAAAAATTTGAGGAGTGATTTAGAGAAGAAGATTTATAAAAAATAGGTGCTTACTATTGAAGATATTATTAGCGATAGTTGATGGAATGAGTTATCATATTTTTGAACAATTCAGATATAATTTATCTGATATAAATAAATTAGTAGAAGATGGCAGTTATGGCAAATTAGAGAGTGTTTTCCCAGCAATAACGCCCGTAGCTTTAGCCTCATTATTTACTGGCAAGTTACCCAAAAATCATGGTGTTACGTCTCCGAAGATTTTTGTTAAGGGAAGTAGCCTTAGTAAGCCTTTATCAGCCTACAGTAGTTATTCGTTAAAAGCTGACCCAGTTTGGTACTTACTAGCAAAGAACGGCTATAAAGTAATAGTGCTTACTGCACCTCAAGCTCTTCCCGATAAGTGGAATATGAATAATTTAATATTATTTGATCCTTATAAAGCAAAAATCAAGGAATGCAGTAAAGGCTATATTATAAATCCTGGGGAGAATGATGTATTAGGCGTTAAGATTAGTGTAAAGATCGAAGGTAAGTATATTATAAGACTTACTGATGTCGATAATAACACTCTTGAGTTTACCTTGGAAAAGAACGAATGGACAAAGCCTATAGAGATAACAATGTTATGTAAGGATAAGAGAGTTAAAGGTAATTTTAGATTAAAAGGTTTAGATAATTATATATACATGGCGCCTCCTTCATTTCTTACTACATTGTGGTCAAATAATTACAATTTAGCTGAAGAAGTTTGGAATAATGTAGTTTCACAGTATGGTATGCTTTTGGATGGAGATTATCTCTCGTTAAAGTCTAAAGTCATTACATTTAAGGAGTACTTTGAAACATTGAGGTTCGCTTATGAATTCTTTTACAATTATTCTCTTTATTTACTTGGTAAATATGATTGGGATTTCGCTATAACTTATTTACCTATAGTAGATAACATTCAGCATCTTTTATATGGTGTGGACGATTCTAGATCATTGGATCATATTTTCGAAGTGTATAAGTTAGCAAGTAATTTTATTACTGCTCATATATCAGTGGCTGATAACATTATTATATGCTCTGATCATGGTATCAGAAAAGTAAAGAAGAGAGTGTACTTAAATAAGGTGCTTGAAAAACTTAATGTTTTGAAGGTTAATGGCGATAAAATAGATTGGAAAAGGACAAAGGCTTATTATGGAGGAGGCGGAATTGTAAGGATAAATCTTAGAAATAGAGAAAAATATGGAATAGTAAATAAAAACGAATTTAGTAAATTGGTTAAATATATAACTTACAATCTAGAGAGATTAGAAGATCAAATAACAAGAGAGAAAATCCTAACTGTAATATATTCTAATGAATCTCCGGCTGGGGATAGAGAAGGAGATATAATAATAGCTGGGGTTAACCCGCGTTACTCAATATCTACAGCTATAGAGAAGGAAGAAATATTGGAAGATGTAATACCATATTTTACTATTACGGCAGATCATGGATATTATAAGGACGAAGATATGGAAGGTATAGTCATATTTTATGGTAAGTTATTTAGAAAAGGTAAATTAACTAATGCAAAAATAATCGATGTTATGCCAACAATTTTAAAAATCTTTGGAATTAATATTAAAGCTGACGGCAGAATTTTAAACGAGGTTTTCAAAAATAGTTTTAATCATACCTAGTAAAGTATAAAGATAGAGGGTATTATACATTGAATTTGCCATTGGTTTTAAGTAAAAGACATAGAAGAATAAGAAGTATAAAGGATTGTGAACCTGGACTTCCATATACTGAAATTATATCAAATGAAGGACAAAGGATCAACTTGTGTAAATCGCTCGAGTATACCCAAGACAGTTCAAGAATTCCTTCGTTACCCATAAATAATGATGTAATTCATAGTAAACTGCTAAGGATGTTTCCGGAATTAGTAAAAATTTACTCAAAACATATAATTAATTTACCAACTAAATTTATTCTTAATGAAAATGAGGTCTCTAAAGTTGAGGAAATTCGTGTTGATTCGTTAATAATTGGTGGTGGAACGTCAGCCTTAGGAGCGCTATCCGAATTATCAGGTAAGGAAAGAGTGTTAATGATAACTGCAGAGGTACTGGGTAACTTAAGAAACGAGAATATGCCATTACCCCAAACAAATAGAGAAGATTTCATTAAAATATTAAATAGTATTATTAAGGATAATAAAGATAAAATAATTGAAGGAATTCTTCTGGGCAAGTTTGACGAAGGAATAGCTTTTAGGACAAATGGCAGGATACTTATAGTTAATTCAAACAGAGTTTTCTTAGCTACTGGTGGTAGATATATTCCTCCGATCTTCTCTGGTAATGACACGCCGGGGGTAATATCTAAGAACTTGTACTTCCGTTTAAGAGAGAAGATTAATAGAATAGAAGTAGTTGGCAATAGTGATGATGCGGTAAGAGTATTATTGAGTGTTAATGACTCTAAAAAAATATTAATAAATAATGGTATATTATTTCTATCCAAGTATTATAGAGAGTTAATTGAGAGTATTGGTATAGAAATTCTAAAAACAAAAACCTTAAGAGTACATAGAACAAGTGATGGATTACAGATTTTTACTGATGAAAAACAGTTTTATTCTGATGCTCTAGTTTATGCAGTGATTAAGCAGCCTAAAGTTGACCATGCTTATAATATCGGTCTGTCATACAGTTTTGATAAATATTTGCATATCTATATGCCTAATCACTCAATTGAGGGTAAAGCAAATGAAAATGTTTACATTATTGGAGGAATGAGGGGAATATCCGATGAATATACCTCCTTTCTAAGCGGGAAAGCTAGTGTGAATTCAAAGTATCTAGACGAATTTATAGATAATATGAAAACATATAACTATATCTTCAATTATTATGATAATAGCTTTATTGTTAATTCGTCTCCATACTTATACGGAGATAGCGGATATGTTTGTGAATGTGAAGATGTAACATATGATCAAGTAAATAGGAAGATAAAAGATGGATTTAATAGTGTAGAGGAAATAAAAAGGGTCACCGGTTTAGGTACAGGAGAATGTCAAGGCAAAATTTGTACTTATATAGTGGGTAGTATTACTAAGTCTGAAAATCTGATAACTTTTAGATCCCCGTTGTATAGATTGGTGATATAATATGACGTTCTTAATAGTAGGAGCAGGTTCTCATGGTTTAAGTCTAGCATACCATTTAGTAAAGAAAGGATTTAATAAAAATGACATTTATATCGTAGAATGGAAACGTATAGGCTACGGTTCAAGTAGTAGGAACGCTAGTAGATATAGGTATCATTTTTACAGCAAGGAGAACGTTGAATATGCTATAGATGCAATAAATTATCTAAAGAGACATTCTAAAGAATTAGTATATAATCCATTATTAGTTAGAACTGGCTATTTATGGCTAATAAAGAATGAGAGTTTATATGAACAATTTAAGAAATTAGATGCTATATGGAAAGGCTACCATATTGGAGGTAAATTCATAGAATGTGAAAAATACAGATTTATAAAATTTGACGGAATATGCTACTTAGCTCCTCAAGATGGTTCATTTCATCATGATTATATCCTATATAGCTATTATTATAGTATTAAGAATAGTGTTAATTTTATTTATGATAAGATAAGCTTAATACAAATAAATAACGGAAAGGTAAAGGGAGTTAGGCTTAGTAATGGAAAGGAGATTCATGTCGATAACGTAATAATTACTGCAGGCGCTTGGTCAAGCGAGCTACTTTCAACTGTAGGTATTAGTTTACCTATATATCCTGAGCTAAAAGAAATATATATAACAGAACCCTTAAGATACTTGATAGAGCCTCTAGTAATAGATCCTGAAAATCAGATATACTTCTCTCAGACTTTGAAAGGGGAAATAATTGGTGGATTAGAAGATAAGCGTGAATATGGCTTTCATGAATTTACAGTTTCGCTTAAAAATACAATAAAATATCTTAGATCATTGAAGGAGATCGTTTACGGAATAGAAGGAATTGGAATACTTAGAGGATGGTCTGGATATTATGAGATGACGCCAGATAGTTCTCATATTATGGGTTTCTCAAATCATTGGCCCGAGGGACTTTACATAGATGCTGGGTATAGTGGACACGGTATGATGTTTGCTCCTTTCTCCGGAAAAATTATGGCTGAGTTTTTAGCTGATAATGTTAAAAATAAATATTTGGATATTTTCTCCCCAGAAAGGTTCAATTTACATAGATTGATAAACGAGAATCTAGTAATTTAACTTTAAAGTCCCTTATTTTTACGGCATATCTATAGCAATTTTACCTAAATTTTTAGAAATATAGTCGGCTAATTCTTTAGAATGTCCTTTTCTGCCTCCATCTGTAATTATGTATTTGGCAGAAGTATTTTCCACATAATATAGTAAATCATCAAAATCAGCGTGATCGCTGTAAGGTACCAAAAATGACTTTTCATCTATTTTTTTAATTAAGGTATTAAATTCCCATCCACTTAATAGAAAGTTAAAATGGGTTTTTCTTCGTCTCTTAAACTCATTAAAGTGAGAGAACTTTATATACCAATTGTCTCGTAATATTTCTTTAGTTTCACGATTATTCTCTTCAAATACATCTGTAATTTTAAACCCGTATTTTTTAACTATATTTGTGATCTTATATATCTTTCCATTAGTTATAAAAGGAGCGTCAATACCTAACTCTCTCAATTTTATCATTATCTCTTGTATTTTTCCATGATAACCAAATATCTCAACTGGACCATGCATTAAAGCATCCCTTATATAATCAGCAAATAGTATTTCTATGTCTTCCTTAAAGGGCCTTTTGAATTCAGGTCTTCCGTACGTAGCCTCAATTATTAATATGTCTGGATTCAGTATTGGCGTCCCTTTACCTGGGTTCTTAAAATCGCCGGTATATCCTATTTGAAGACCATTTTTTAGCTCTATTAACACTTGAGCGGATCCTATAACGTGTTCAGCTCTTTTTAATGTTATATTTTCATCCTCAATGTTGAGTTTAATATCATAGTTTACTCCAAAGGTTTTTCTTGGTGGTATCGAATAATCTAAATTCAAAATTTCAAGAGTTACTGAAGTCGCAATAATCCCTTGACAAATTCTTATACTTTTCTCAAGATCTTTTATGTGATCTGCGTGAAAATGTGTAGCTACTCTGAATGGTCTATCGTGATGCCCATCTATCGTAAAATTATTTCCGACCAGTATGGCTCCATTGGGAAGAATCTTTACAAGATCTCGAATATACACATTCAGACTATTATTCATTATTAAATATTAGCGTTTTCTTCTGACTGGCTAGTATCTACCTTTTTCTTTAACTGTCTCTTATACATCTCTAAGATCTCTTCAGTTGTAGTAGCA includes:
- a CDS encoding alkaline phosphatase family protein, whose protein sequence is MSYHIFEQFRYNLSDINKLVEDGSYGKLESVFPAITPVALASLFTGKLPKNHGVTSPKIFVKGSSLSKPLSAYSSYSLKADPVWYLLAKNGYKVIVLTAPQALPDKWNMNNLILFDPYKAKIKECSKGYIINPGENDVLGVKISVKIEGKYIIRLTDVDNNTLEFTLEKNEWTKPIEITMLCKDKRVKGNFRLKGLDNYIYMAPPSFLTTLWSNNYNLAEEVWNNVVSQYGMLLDGDYLSLKSKVITFKEYFETLRFAYEFFYNYSLYLLGKYDWDFAITYLPIVDNIQHLLYGVDDSRSLDHIFEVYKLASNFITAHISVADNIIICSDHGIRKVKKRVYLNKVLEKLNVLKVNGDKIDWKRTKAYYGGGGIVRINLRNREKYGIVNKNEFSKLVKYITYNLERLEDQITREKILTVIYSNESPAGDREGDIIIAGVNPRYSISTAIEKEEILEDVIPYFTITADHGYYKDEDMEGIVIFYGKLFRKGKLTNAKIIDVMPTILKIFGINIKADGRILNEVFKNSFNHT
- a CDS encoding (2Fe-2S)-binding protein; protein product: MNLPLVLSKRHRRIRSIKDCEPGLPYTEIISNEGQRINLCKSLEYTQDSSRIPSLPINNDVIHSKLLRMFPELVKIYSKHIINLPTKFILNENEVSKVEEIRVDSLIIGGGTSALGALSELSGKERVLMITAEVLGNLRNENMPLPQTNREDFIKILNSIIKDNKDKIIEGILLGKFDEGIAFRTNGRILIVNSNRVFLATGGRYIPPIFSGNDTPGVISKNLYFRLREKINRIEVVGNSDDAVRVLLSVNDSKKILINNGILFLSKYYRELIESIGIEILKTKTLRVHRTSDGLQIFTDEKQFYSDALVYAVIKQPKVDHAYNIGLSYSFDKYLHIYMPNHSIEGKANENVYIIGGMRGISDEYTSFLSGKASVNSKYLDEFIDNMKTYNYIFNYYDNSFIVNSSPYLYGDSGYVCECEDVTYDQVNRKIKDGFNSVEEIKRVTGLGTGECQGKICTYIVGSITKSENLITFRSPLYRLVI
- a CDS encoding FAD-binding oxidoreductase, which codes for MTFLIVGAGSHGLSLAYHLVKKGFNKNDIYIVEWKRIGYGSSSRNASRYRYHFYSKENVEYAIDAINYLKRHSKELVYNPLLVRTGYLWLIKNESLYEQFKKLDAIWKGYHIGGKFIECEKYRFIKFDGICYLAPQDGSFHHDYILYSYYYSIKNSVNFIYDKISLIQINNGKVKGVRLSNGKEIHVDNVIITAGAWSSELLSTVGISLPIYPELKEIYITEPLRYLIEPLVIDPENQIYFSQTLKGEIIGGLEDKREYGFHEFTVSLKNTIKYLRSLKEIVYGIEGIGILRGWSGYYEMTPDSSHIMGFSNHWPEGLYIDAGYSGHGMMFAPFSGKIMAEFLADNVKNKYLDIFSPERFNLHRLINENLVI
- a CDS encoding MBL fold metallo-hydrolase is translated as MRDLVKILPNGAILVGNNFTIDGHHDRPFRVATHFHADHIKDLEKSIRICQGIIATSVTLEILNLDYSIPPRKTFGVNYDIKLNIEDENITLKRAEHVIGSAQVLIELKNGLQIGYTGDFKNPGKGTPILNPDILIIEATYGRPEFKRPFKEDIEILFADYIRDALMHGPVEIFGYHGKIQEIMIKLRELGIDAPFITNGKIYKITNIVKKYGFKITDVFEENNRETKEILRDNWYIKFSHFNEFKRRRKTHFNFLLSGWEFNTLIKKIDEKSFLVPYSDHADFDDLLYYVENTSAKYIITDGGRKGHSKELADYISKNLGKIAIDMP